The genomic window AACGAGCAAGATAATTCATATTTGCCCACCTCACCTCTATCTACACGCACCTTACACCCAACTTTTAACTCCATAGATGCCCCGAATTTAAGCGAAGTAAAATCCGGGGTCGTTGACTGTGGGATGGGGGATTTATGCTCCTCCAGGTATGCATTAAGGGCTGTTGACGTGAAGGATATGGTAGTAATAGACCTGTGGAACGCAGGAGAGTAACGCCCGGTCGGGACCCTTATCTAGCGGCGGGTCATTCCTGGTTAGCCTGGGGCTGGCCCTGGCACTTCTCAGAACGAAGCAGCGGGCGCTCAAGGCTGAGATTATTGTTTTTGGACGAGGGCTTTGGCACACTGGACAGCGAGACCCCGGATGCCGCCTTAAACGCACTTGAAAGCCTGTGGTTATCCGGCAGGACCATCGGCGTGATTCAGCCACATCGACTAGCTTACCCGGCGCATACCTGTGAGGATAGATGTGAAAAGGACAGGGGTCGGGACATCAACTATACATGTTAAGGGATAGGAGAACAAAATCCTTAAATGAGTTTTTCAAAGGCTTTTACTGCCTCTTTGCCTGATATAAGTGGCAGTTTCATACTTCAACCGCTAATGTATGAAAACTAAATTCCTGGATATTTGCAATATCGGAAATTACATCTTCGGTCTCATCATCGAGACACATCTCAATGACTTCATGGATGTTCGTGAGCGCCTCATCGAGGGTCTTTCCTTGAGTATAACAACTTCTTAAAAGCGGACACTCTACTACATAAAATCCA from ANME-2 cluster archaeon includes these protein-coding regions:
- a CDS encoding type II toxin-antitoxin system HicB family antitoxin, coding for MKSGSNKINLPVIVEKDEDGFYVVECPLLRSCYTQGKTLDEALTNIHEVIEMCLDDETEDVISDIANIQEFSFHTLAVEV